One genomic segment of Mytilus galloprovincialis chromosome 5, xbMytGall1.hap1.1, whole genome shotgun sequence includes these proteins:
- the LOC143075693 gene encoding glutamyl-tRNA(Gln) amidotransferase subunit C, mitochondrial-like: MLLTKLTCRLCFQRVSRNKNGFCSKVPKTPVWEEVDHTRIPNVPQIDQEMINHLERVSLVEFNNQAGIERLSKAIESANKLHMVNTDGIKPMESVLEDRMLYLREDKVTDGKCKPEVLSNAVKTIEDYFVAPPGNIPLKTKERDYGSNSNGS, encoded by the exons ATGTTGTTGACAAAACTCACTTGCAGACTGTGTTTTCAAAGAGTTTCACGAAACAAGAATGGCTTTTGTAGCAAG GTCCCAAAGACACCAGTATGGGAAGAAGTGGACCACACAAGAATTCCCAATGTTCCACAAATAGATCAAGAGATGATAAACCATTTAGAAAGGGTTTCCTTGGTTGAGTTTAACAATCAGGCAGGGATTGAGAGGTTGTCAAAAGCTATAGAATCAGCTAATAAATTACATATGGTCAACACAGATGGAATTAAACCCATGGAATCTGTATTAGAAGACAG GATGCTGTATTTGAGAGAAGATAAAGTTACAGATGGGAAGTGTAAACCAGAGGTTCTAAGTAATGCTGTTAAAACAATAGAGGATTACTTTGTTGCTCCACCAG GAAATATTCCACTGAAGACAAAAGAGAGAGACTATGGAAGCAATTCAAATGGAAGCTGA
- the LOC143075696 gene encoding serine/arginine-rich splicing factor 1-like, whose protein sequence is MSYGRPSNDSRIYVGNLPPDIRARDIEDLFYKFGRINFVDLKTRRGPPFAFVEFEDPRDADDAVVQRDGYNYDGYTLRVEFPRGGGSGGGPDGGGGGGGGGYRGGGGGGGGRGYGGGGGGRGRGGFGGGGGGGGGRGGPPSRRSEYRVLVSGLPPSGSWQDLKDHMREAGDVCYADVYKDGTGVVEFLRKEDMKYAVRKLDDSKFRSHEGEVSYVRVKEDYRGGRSRSRSRSNSPRRSRASPRYSPPPRQSRSSSKS, encoded by the exons ATGTCTTACGGACGACCATCAAATGATTCCAGAATTTATGTTGGCAATCTCCCTCCTGATATAAGAGCTAGAGACattgaagatttattttataaatttggaCGAATTAACTTTGTTGACTTGAAAACAAGACGAGGGCCCCCTTTTGCCTTTGTTGAATTTGAGGACCCACG CGATGCTGATGATGCAGTTGTGCAGCGAGATGGTTACAACTACGATGGCTACACTTTGAGAGTAGAATTCCCCAGAGGTGGAGGCAGTGGTGGTGGTCCTGATGGCGGAGGTGGTGGTGGTGGAGGAGGATACAGAGGAggaggtggtggtggtggtggacGAGGATATGGAGGAGGTGGTGGCGGTAGAGGAAGAGGTGGATTTGGAGGGGGTGGTGGTGGTGGAGGAGGAAGAGGTGGTCCACCATCAAGGAGGTCAGAGTACAGAGTTCTTGTGTCAG GTTTACCACCATCTGGAAGCTGGCAGGATTTGAAGGATCACATGAGAGAGGCTGGTGATGTGTGTTATGCAGATGTTTACAAAGATGGAACTGGTGTTGTTGAATTTTTACGTAAAGAAGATATGAAATATGCAGTCAGAAAGTTAGATGATTCAAAGTTCAGATCACATGAG gGTGAAGTGTCATATGTAAGAGTGAAAGAAGATTACAGAGGAGGAAGGTCAAGATCACGAAGCAGGAGCAATTCACCACGGAGATCAAGGGCATCACCACGGTACTCTCCACCTCCACGACAATCACGATCATCTTCTAAATCCTAG
- the LOC143075694 gene encoding TP53-regulated inhibitor of apoptosis 1-like, which yields MNSIGEECQELKVAYDSCFNKWFAEQFLKGNTNDPCKALFGVYQTCVKKAILEKKLDLGEIEKDVLGTDREEKKP from the exons ATGAACAGCATTGGCGAAGAATGCCAAGAACTAAAAGTTGcttatgacagttgttttaacAAATGGTTTGCAGAACAATTTTTAAAGGGGAACACAAATGATCCATGTAAAGCATTGTTTGGTGTTTATCAAACTTGTGTGAAG AAAGCAATACTGGAGAAGAAACTTGATTTGGGAGAAATTGAAAAAGATGTGTTAGGAACAGACAGAGAGGAAAAAAAACCCTAA